From Candidatus Flexicrinis proximus, a single genomic window includes:
- a CDS encoding dihydrofolate reductase family protein gives MGKVIGGMTLSLDGFVSDPHGDASRLYPDLAALVQSEVLQEEIRTTGAVILGRNSYDMADDPDWYAGNYEYQVPLFVLTHRVPEKKPRESDTLTITFVTEGIEQAVAQAKAAAGERNVILIGVSISQQCINAGLCDELHIGIMPVLLGGGLRFFENIDPNRFTFEKFRLFEAGPRTDLWYRVIDSR, from the coding sequence ATGGGCAAAGTGATTGGCGGGATGACGCTCTCGTTGGATGGGTTCGTCAGCGATCCGCACGGCGATGCCAGCCGCCTGTACCCCGACCTTGCCGCGCTGGTGCAGTCCGAGGTGCTGCAGGAGGAAATACGCACAACCGGCGCCGTCATCCTCGGCCGGAACTCGTACGATATGGCCGATGACCCCGACTGGTACGCCGGCAACTACGAATATCAGGTGCCGCTGTTCGTCCTCACGCATCGCGTGCCGGAGAAGAAACCGCGAGAAAGCGACACGCTGACCATCACGTTCGTGACCGAGGGCATCGAGCAGGCGGTGGCGCAGGCTAAAGCGGCCGCTGGCGAGCGGAACGTGATCCTGATCGGCGTCAGCATCAGCCAGCAGTGTATCAACGCCGGGCTGTGCGACGAACTGCACATCGGCATCATGCCAGTCCTGCTCGGCGGCGGGCTGCGCTTCTTCGAGAATATCGACCCCAACCGCTTCACGTTCGAGAAATTCCGGCTGTTCGAGGCCGGCCCGCGCACCGACTTGTGGTACCGCGTGATCGATTCCCGATAA
- a CDS encoding type II toxin-antitoxin system HicB family antitoxin yields MSDYHINIFYSDEDNAYIADIPDLKYCSAHGETPEEALREVLIAKEGVLAVMREEGLPIPAPRYRPAIYQLAG; encoded by the coding sequence ATGAGCGATTATCACATCAATATCTTCTACAGCGACGAAGATAACGCCTATATTGCGGATATCCCCGATCTCAAATATTGTTCGGCGCATGGCGAGACACCCGAAGAGGCACTGCGCGAAGTTTTGATCGCGAAAGAGGGCGTGCTGGCCGTCATGCGCGAAGAAGGTCTCCCAATCCCCGCGCCGCGCTACCGCCCGGCCATCTATCAACTCGCAGGATAG